From Salvelinus sp. IW2-2015 linkage group LG18, ASM291031v2, whole genome shotgun sequence, a single genomic window includes:
- the LOC111977628 gene encoding coiled-coil domain-containing protein 85A, translating to MEKATQPQLMVNSAESPTEELSKISDEELLKWSKEDLVRRLRRAEAVKMGFMLDHGNLIREVNRRLQQHLTEIRGLKDVNQKLQEDNQELRDLCCFLDDDRQKGKRVSREWQRLGRYSAGLMRKEVALYLQKLKELEQRQGEVIRENLELKELCSLLDEERGGGAGQSAGCRSSIDSQSSLSQTGGATLGLLRDVGDGSSTSSAGSTDSPDHPHRKPPHQGSGLGSNPGSNHDKPKGPGPESTGRRHSSTPDYHTFPQACRPRGGSLTSPDPRGLRGPCSPEKHSIFPTRLAAEAHSKPNSAGMLAQKPLLGSGQGLGPNQGSGQSSPDLSQRHRVNAVGVGAGCWTPEPKQALTGMPEHLRKGRVIVGSPEVLRHHNHSTSSEHWKGRYGSSPPAGREWGQMRTTGDELSPHHGSIYNGMNALISAGCCPNTCRSVKLWNSFDAS from the exons ATGGAAAAGGCTACGCAGCCCCAGCTGATGGTCAATAGCGCAGAGAGTCCGACGGAGGAGCTCTCCAAGATAAGCGACGAGGAGCTGCTCAAGTGGAGCAAAGAGGACTTGGTGCGGCGGCTAAGGAGGGCAGAAGCAGTGAAGATGGGCTTTATGCTTGACCACGGGAATTTGATCCGGGAGGTGAACCGGCGTCTCCAGCAGCACCTGACCGAGATCCGGGGTTTGAAG gaCGTGAACCAGAAGCTGCAGGAGGATAACCAAGAGCTGCGGGACCTGTGCTGTTTCCTTGATGACGACCGTCAGAAGGGCAAGCGTGTGTCTCGGGAGTGGCAGCGTCTGGGCCGCTACAGCGCCGGCCTCATGAGGAAAGAGGTGGCCCTCTACCTGCAGAAACTCAAGGAGCTGGAGCAGCGCCAGGGAGAAGTGATCAGAGAGAACCTGGAGCTCAAAGAGCTGTGTAGCCTACTggacgaggagagagggggaggagcaggGCAGAGTGCAGGGTGCAGAAGCTCCATCGACAGCCAGAGTAGTCTGTCTCAAACTGGGGGGGCTACACTGGGCTTGCTCCGAGACGTGGGGGATGGGAGCAGCACCTCGAGTGCGGGAAGCACGGATAGCCCCGACCACCCCCACCGTAAGCCCCCTCACCAGGGCTCCGGCCTGGGCTCCAACCCTGGCTCCAACCATGACAAACCAAAGGGCCCGGGCCCTGAATCTACAGGCCGCCGCCACAGCTCCACCCCGGACTACCACACCTTCCCCCAGGCCTGCAGGCCCCGTGGGGGGTCCCTCACCAGCCCTGATCCCAGGGGCCTCCGGGGGCCCTGCAGCCCAGAGAAACACAGCATATTCCCTACCCGACTGGCGGCTGAGGCCCACTCCAAACCCAACAGTGCTGGCATGCTGGCCCAGAAACCGCTTTTGGGGTCTGGGCAAGGGTTAGGGCCAAACCAAggttcaggccagtcaagtcctGACCTCTCACAGAGACACAGGGTTAATGCGGTCGGGGTTGGGGCTGGATGTTGGACCCCTGAGCCCAAACAGGCACTGACGGGGATGCCAGAGCACCTGAGGaagggtcgggtgattgtggggaGCCCTGAAGTGTTACGACACCACAACCACAGCACCAGTTCAGAGCACTGGAAGGGGAGGTACGGCAGTAGCCCCCCAGCAGGCAGGGAGTGGGGACAGATGAGGACCACTGGAGATGAGTTGTCCCCTCACCACGGCAGCATCTACAATGGCATGAACG